Below is a window of Vibrio gazogenes DNA.
GTGACTGTGAATGCCGTCGCAAAATCCATCACGGCGGGTTCCTGAAGAATAGGAAGCTCATTCAGCAAACAATGTTGATGCATTTGCTGGAAGGCATCCTGATCGTCCACAAACAGACACAACTCTCCCTGATTCTTTGATGGCAATGTTGAATCTGGGGTTATTGTCGGTATAACCGCACTTTGTTTCCAGATACCGAAAGTTAAACCATCATGTACCAGATACAAAACAAACTCACCGGAAGCTTGAACCGGATGACATCCAAACAGCGCATTGTAAAACGCCTGACTTTTTTCTATATCCGCAACGTAAAAAACAACTGTACTTCTTAAAACTGACATCACATCACTCCTGCTCTTTATAAGTTACAAATAGCTTACTCAGGTATGTTGTCAGTTTTTGTCAGTAGTGTTTGGGTCAATAGGATTTTGATCAATCGGGCTGTTTTC
It encodes the following:
- a CDS encoding VOC family protein, which encodes MSVLRSTVVFYVADIEKSQAFYNALFGCHPVQASGEFVLYLVHDGLTFGIWKQSAVIPTITPDSTLPSKNQGELCLFVDDQDAFQQMHQHCLLNELPILQEPAVMDFATAFTVTDPDGYRIRYAIGK